A portion of the Drosophila innubila isolate TH190305 chromosome 3L unlocalized genomic scaffold, UK_Dinn_1.0 0_D_3L, whole genome shotgun sequence genome contains these proteins:
- the LOC117788092 gene encoding enhancer of split malpha protein, translating to MSTLNKQLNFNKCISKKLSMPSYKSKVSPTRRLTNMLKPLLGHVFKLKAKQPKRSSYIASEEKEAEFDWLNNDMDNMANEHLENRLIEEIRQCAKDDAVIVYNENGSGELQSMDQEDYYVPVHFARTNAGTFFWTSLQPKASEPYSIEWNFHDRWAQA from the coding sequence ATGTCgactttaaataaacaattgaacTTCAACAAGTGCATCTCCAAGAAATTGTCGATGCCATCGTACAAATCGAAGGTGTCCCCCACACGACGACTGACAAATATGCTAAAGCCGCTTCTGGGTCACGTGTTCAAGTTGAAGGCTAAGCAGCCGAAAAGGAGCTCCTACATTGCCTCCGAGGAGAAGGAAGCTGAGTTTGACTGGCTAAACAACGACATGGATAATATGGCCAACGAACACCTCGAAAACCGGCTAATCGAGGAGATACGTCAGTGCGCCAAAGACGATGCAGTTATTGTCTACAACGAGAACGGATCCGGAGAATTGCAGTCTATGGACCAAGAGGATTACTACGTGCCTGTTCACTTTGCACGTACCAATGCCGGAACCTTCTTCTGGACATCCCTGCAGCCTAAAGCATCTGAGCCGTACTCTATCGAATGGAACTTCCATGATCGGTGGGCACAAGCTTGA
- the LOC117788020 gene encoding enhancer of split malpha protein, whose product MSFITREYKFETSSNMMQRKSDQHTMAMLSLKKLVKPLLRLIKKKQLIRKTLAEVQSQNEINSSLEDMRKDSVASCDNNANEQLEQRLFNDLRQCPNNVAMIVQQGEQHRVVPVQPDQTFIPVHFARTSSGTFFWTTADGTCQQQQQQELQMRERFDRWVQA is encoded by the coding sequence ATGTCTTTCATCACACGGGAATACAAGTTCGAGACCAGCAGCAATATGATGCAGCGAAAATCAGATCAGCATACAATGGCCATGCTCAGCCTGAAGAAACTCGTCAAACCACTGCTGCGGCTAATCAAGAAGAAGCAGCTCATACGCAAAACTCTGGCTGAAGTTCAATCGCAGAACGAAATCAACTCATCACTGGAGGACATGCGCAAAGACTCCGTTGCGAGCTGTGACAACAATGCAAACGAGCAACTGGAGCAGCGACTCTTCAATGACCTCCGCCAGTGTCCCAACAATGTTGCAATGATCGTGCAACAGGGTGAACAACATCGCGTTGTTCCCGTGCAACCCGATCAGACCTTCATTCCGGTGCACTTTGCACGCACGAGCAGTGGAACCTTCTTCTGGACCACAGCCGACGGAAcgtgccagcaacaacaacagcaagagctCCAGATGCGAGAGAGATTTGACCGCTGGGTCCAGGCCTAA